DNA from Thermodesulforhabdaceae bacterium:
CCGGGGCATAGGGCCTGTCAGGGATGTGTTGAAATTTTAGCTCTGAGGCTTGCTCTCAAGGCTATCGGCACGAATGTAATCGTTGCAAGTGCTACTGGATGCATGGAGATCGTCACATCGCCCTATCCTCAAACAGCCTGGCGAGTGCCGTGGATCCATGTTGCCTTTGAAAATGCGGCAGCAGTCATAAGCGGCGTTGAATCGGCTTATAAAGTGCTTGCGCGAAAGGGAAGAATAAGCCCTGAAGATAAAGTGGTTTTTTTGGGGTATGGTGGTGATGGTGGGACGGCTGATATTGGGCTTCAGGCTTTGAGCGGGGCTTTAGAACGTGGACATGATATTGTTTACATCTGTCTCGACAATGAAGCTTACATGAATACAGGAATCCAGAGATCATCTTCGACTCCATATGGTGCTATGACAACTACTTCTCCGCCGGGGAAAAAGAGCATAGGACAGACGACCTGGAAGAAAAATGTTCCTGCCATCGCAGCAGCTCATGATATTCCCTATGTTGCGACGGCATCCCCTGCCTATCCACTTGATCTTATGAATAAAGTGAAAAAAGCCGCTATGGTGCCGGGACCCGCTTATGTTCATATCTTTTCGGTTTGTCCTACCGGATGGAGACATCCGACAAATATAGCTATAGAAGTTGCGAAGATGGCTGTAGCAACTAATGTGTTCCCGCTTTATGAGGTGATCGATGGTAAATGGATCCTTTCTCGCAAAAATCCTAAGCCAAAGCCGGTGGTGGATTACTTGAAAATGCAGCGCCGGTTTGCTCATCTTACAGAAGAAGAGATTGAAAAGATTCAGGCTAGAGTGAATGCTGAGTGGGAAGCTTTACTGGAAAGATGTGGAGAAAAGAAAGAACCGGCTCCTGAAGGTGCTGAACCCTCCGGAGAATAGCAAATAAGTCAAAAAGCAATATGCTGAAATTAACAGGGGGACGTTTATGAAAAGCGTCCCCTATTTTTATATTTCTTTGAAAACCTTTGCGAGAGAGTCCCCCGCTACGTGCATTTTCCATTCGTTTTGATAACCAAAAGGAGTTTCTAGGACGGTATATCCGGCATTTTCTAGTTTGCGCTTAACTTCGGAAATGATCGATAAGGCTACATCCGGAGATGCCTTTTCTGAGCCGAGGTGATTGAAGGAGTGAAGAATAACGGTTTTAGTCTGAAATTTTCCGGCAAGCCATTTGGCATTTTTTACAAATTTGGTAATCACGTTTCCACTTCGTTGTTCATCAGTTGGTTCTGCGTGATAGAAGATGATAACAGCTTGAGACGCCTCAATAGTTTTTTCTTGATCAGGCACGTCAGGTATTGTCTTT
Protein-coding regions in this window:
- the porB gene encoding pyruvate synthase subunit PorB translates to MGIASEALKDFKGFTMKNIPSVEPLSPGHRACQGCVEILALRLALKAIGTNVIVASATGCMEIVTSPYPQTAWRVPWIHVAFENAAAVISGVESAYKVLARKGRISPEDKVVFLGYGGDGGTADIGLQALSGALERGHDIVYICLDNEAYMNTGIQRSSSTPYGAMTTTSPPGKKSIGQTTWKKNVPAIAAAHDIPYVATASPAYPLDLMNKVKKAAMVPGPAYVHIFSVCPTGWRHPTNIAIEVAKMAVATNVFPLYEVIDGKWILSRKNPKPKPVVDYLKMQRRFAHLTEEEIEKIQARVNAEWEALLERCGEKKEPAPEGAEPSGE
- a CDS encoding threonyl-tRNA synthetase editing domain-containing protein; this translates as MKLLMFFAHEFWLTPREKTIPDVPDQEKTIEASQAVIIFYHAEPTDEQRSGNVITKFVKNAKWLAGKFQTKTVILHSFNHLGSEKASPDVALSIISEVKRKLENAGYTVLETPFGYQNEWKMHVAGDSLAKVFKEI